In a genomic window of Zingiber officinale cultivar Zhangliang chromosome 9B, Zo_v1.1, whole genome shotgun sequence:
- the LOC122024905 gene encoding eEF1A lysine and N-terminal methyltransferase-like isoform X1: protein MEAGEFERLSPSRFISFAFPNPQPGDPYADPLRVAVLDSPLPGPAPPPRTAAMLVPPGREDDWLFCTAAGQIQLLISSSGDPSICRLILIGGQPSSTLPKCYSRNEWDPDSDRHHRFQQLLTPLLLALSPKSSFSDGLPDIPFLSFEDDVIHITPVEMLVGPSVGEMLVEDVVLDRSQSPKLRRRLRFKRMPNLVQSQVHLLPDSSSSSRFGSFMPEKGSLVQPYLRPMVASLSLISPAVDLQVQSGLMPRVLCVGVGGGALLMSLRLKFGFDVLGIEADELVLDVAKRHFGLTEDDFLKVGLGDGLACIKYLSILQTGKIEDVKNGEISLELVKLLRRYSSGFDVVMVDLDSEDASNCVFAPPLEFVEKGVLMALRTIIKEHGVVTVNVVPSCMSFYKQMIDDFGSFFSEVYEIDVGNGENYVLVATASPVDILERNSEDPFFKELKEVVGQKKWSSERVYRCFLRMFPTISRAWLTRVAVWLLQRLICK from the exons aTGGAGGCTGGTGAGTTCGAACGGCTCTCGCCCTCCCGCTTTATCTCCTTCGCCTTCCCCAACCCCCAACCCGGCGATCCCTACGCCGATCCCCTCCGAGTCGCCGTCCTCGACTCACCCCTTCCTGGACCTGCGCCGCCGCCTCGCACAGCCGCGATGCTCGTCCCCCCCGGCCGCGAGGACGACTGGCTCTTCTGCACTGCCGCCGGACAAATTCAGCTCCTCATCTCTTCTTCAGGAGATCCATCCATCTGCCGTCTCATACTGATCGGTGGTCAACCCTCGTCGACTCTTCCCAAGTGCTACTCCCGTAACGAGTGGGATCCCGATTCGGATCGTCACCACCGGTTCCAGCAACTCCTCACTCCTCTTCTCCTCGCCCTATCCCCAAAGTCCTCTTTTAGCGACGGCCTCCCTGATATTCCGTTTCTCTCCTTCGAAGACGATGTTATTCATATAACTCCGGTGGAGATGTTGGTCGGTCCCTCCGTAGGAGAGATGCTGGTAGAGGACGTGGTGCTCGATCGGTCCCAGTCGCCCAAGCTGAGAAGGAGGTTGCGCTTCAAAAGGATGCCGAATCTGGTACAGTCCCAAGTGCATCTTCTTCCcgattcctcttcttcttccagaTTTGGGTCATTTATGCCGGAGAAAGGATCGTTGGTACAACCGTATCTCAGGCCTATGGTTGCTAGTCTCTCTCTGATTTCTCCGGCGGTCGATCTACAGGTCCAGTCTGGTTTGATGCCACGGGTTCTATGTGTCGGGGTGGGTGGCGGAGCTCTACTTATGTCTCTGAGATTAAAATTTGGTTTCGATGTCTTGGGAATCGAGGCCGATGAGCTAGTTCTTGATGTCGCTAAGCGGCATTTTGGGTTGACTGAAGACGATTTCCTTAAAGTTGGTCTTGGTGATGGGCTTGCATGTATCAAATATTTAAGCATTTTGCAGACTGGAAAGATTGAAGACGTGAAAAATGGTGAAATTAGTCTGGAACTGGTGAAATTGCTGAGAAGATATTCTTCTGGATTTGATGTCGTAATGGTGGATTTGGATTCAGAAGATGCCAGCAATTGTGTCTTTGCTCCTCCTTTGGAGTTTGTTGAGAAAGGTGTTCTTATGGCTTTGCGAACCATAATTAAGGAGCATGGAGTTGTGACAGTAAACGTTGTTCCGTCCTGCATGTCCTTTTACAAGCAAATGATTGATGATTTTGGTAGTTTTTTTTCTGAAGTGTATGAAATAGATGTTGGCAACGGAGAGAACTATGTCCTTGTTGCGACAGCCTCACCTGTTGATATTCTTGAAAGAAATTCAGAGGATCCTTTTTTCAAAGAGTTGAAGGAAGTAGTTGGACAAAA GAAGTGGAGTTCAGAAAGAGTTTACAGATGCTTCTTGAGGATGTTTCCAACTATCTCTAGAGCTTGGCTAACACGTG
- the LOC122024905 gene encoding eEF1A lysine and N-terminal methyltransferase-like isoform X2: protein MEAGEFERLSPSRFISFAFPNPQPGDPYADPLRVAVLDSPLPGPAPPPRTAAMLVPPGREDDWLFCTAAGQIQLLISSSGDPSICRLILIGGQPSSTLPKCYSRNEWDPDSDRHHRFQQLLTPLLLALSPKSSFSDGLPDIPFLSFEDDVIHITPVEMLVGPSVGEMLVEDVVLDRSQSPKLRRRLRFKRMPNLVQSQVHLLPDSSSSSRFGSFMPEKGSLVQPYLRPMVASLSLISPAVDLQVQSGLMPRVLCVGVGGGALLMSLRLKFGFDVLGIEADELVLDVAKRHFGLTEDDFLKVGLGDGLACIKYLSILQTGKIEDVKNGEISLELVKLLRRYSSGFDVVMVDLDSEDASNCVFAPPLEFVEKGVLMALRTIIKEHGVVTVNVVPSCMSFYKQMIDDFGSFFSEVYEIDVGNGENYVLVATASPVDILERNSEDPFFKELKEVVGQKKWSSERVYRCFLRMFPTISRAWLTRVDKVIR from the exons aTGGAGGCTGGTGAGTTCGAACGGCTCTCGCCCTCCCGCTTTATCTCCTTCGCCTTCCCCAACCCCCAACCCGGCGATCCCTACGCCGATCCCCTCCGAGTCGCCGTCCTCGACTCACCCCTTCCTGGACCTGCGCCGCCGCCTCGCACAGCCGCGATGCTCGTCCCCCCCGGCCGCGAGGACGACTGGCTCTTCTGCACTGCCGCCGGACAAATTCAGCTCCTCATCTCTTCTTCAGGAGATCCATCCATCTGCCGTCTCATACTGATCGGTGGTCAACCCTCGTCGACTCTTCCCAAGTGCTACTCCCGTAACGAGTGGGATCCCGATTCGGATCGTCACCACCGGTTCCAGCAACTCCTCACTCCTCTTCTCCTCGCCCTATCCCCAAAGTCCTCTTTTAGCGACGGCCTCCCTGATATTCCGTTTCTCTCCTTCGAAGACGATGTTATTCATATAACTCCGGTGGAGATGTTGGTCGGTCCCTCCGTAGGAGAGATGCTGGTAGAGGACGTGGTGCTCGATCGGTCCCAGTCGCCCAAGCTGAGAAGGAGGTTGCGCTTCAAAAGGATGCCGAATCTGGTACAGTCCCAAGTGCATCTTCTTCCcgattcctcttcttcttccagaTTTGGGTCATTTATGCCGGAGAAAGGATCGTTGGTACAACCGTATCTCAGGCCTATGGTTGCTAGTCTCTCTCTGATTTCTCCGGCGGTCGATCTACAGGTCCAGTCTGGTTTGATGCCACGGGTTCTATGTGTCGGGGTGGGTGGCGGAGCTCTACTTATGTCTCTGAGATTAAAATTTGGTTTCGATGTCTTGGGAATCGAGGCCGATGAGCTAGTTCTTGATGTCGCTAAGCGGCATTTTGGGTTGACTGAAGACGATTTCCTTAAAGTTGGTCTTGGTGATGGGCTTGCATGTATCAAATATTTAAGCATTTTGCAGACTGGAAAGATTGAAGACGTGAAAAATGGTGAAATTAGTCTGGAACTGGTGAAATTGCTGAGAAGATATTCTTCTGGATTTGATGTCGTAATGGTGGATTTGGATTCAGAAGATGCCAGCAATTGTGTCTTTGCTCCTCCTTTGGAGTTTGTTGAGAAAGGTGTTCTTATGGCTTTGCGAACCATAATTAAGGAGCATGGAGTTGTGACAGTAAACGTTGTTCCGTCCTGCATGTCCTTTTACAAGCAAATGATTGATGATTTTGGTAGTTTTTTTTCTGAAGTGTATGAAATAGATGTTGGCAACGGAGAGAACTATGTCCTTGTTGCGACAGCCTCACCTGTTGATATTCTTGAAAGAAATTCAGAGGATCCTTTTTTCAAAGAGTTGAAGGAAGTAGTTGGACAAAA GAAGTGGAGTTCAGAAAGAGTTTACAGATGCTTCTTGAGGATGTTTCCAACTATCTCTAGAGCTTGGCTAACACGTG